A genomic region of Lonchura striata isolate bLonStr1 chromosome 8, bLonStr1.mat, whole genome shotgun sequence contains the following coding sequences:
- the LOC110484624 gene encoding baculoviral IAP repeat-containing protein 5.1, giving the protein METLLQELSSASKLLTDLKEMYEYETRLKTFTKWPFQENCKCTPENMAKAGFIHCSSANEPDVAKCFFCLLELVGWEPNDDPWEEHAKRHTCGFLSLPKHFDELTMEEYYMLEMTRLRTFICKVGSRTINSFQEEVAATRQRLVNYFGSRPSLPAALHPGDEPSAQQPGGSAAGQEEPGPSEL; this is encoded by the exons ATGGAGACCCTGCTGCAAGAGCTTAGCTCAGCTTCCAAGCTCTTAACTGACTTGAAGGAGATGTATGAATATGAGACCCGTTTAAAAACCTTCACCAAGTGGCCCTTCCAGGAAAACTGCAAGTGCACTCCAGAGAAT ATGGCAAAGGCTGGCTTCATCCATTGTTCAAGTGCAAATGAACCCGATGTGgcaaaatgtttcttttgcttGTTAGAACTGGTGGGCTGGGAACCAAATGATGACCCATG GGAGGAACACGCCAAACGTCACACCTGTGGCTTTTTATCCCTTCCCAAGCACTTTGATGAGCTGACAATGGAGGAGTACTACATGCTGGAGATGACACGGCTGAGGACCTTCATT TGCAAAGTTGGCAGCCGCACAATAAATTCTTTTCAAGAAGAAGTCGCGGCAACGAGGCAGAGGCTGGTGAACTACTTTGGCTCCAGACCCTCGCTGCCGGCAGCGCTGCATCCCGGGGATGAGCCTTcagcccagcagccaggaggcTCAGCTGCCGGGCAGGAGGAGCCCGGGCCAAGTGAGCTGTGA